Genomic segment of Panicum virgatum strain AP13 chromosome 9N, P.virgatum_v5, whole genome shotgun sequence:
TTTATCGGCTGATTCGTTTGGTTTAGTTTCTCATCTCAGACTATCTCGGTTATGTTCTATCATTGAGTGACGCGATTAAGCTGGACTCATTGGTTCGATTCGATCCGTTATTGCTCGAGTTGTTAATCGGCTACCTAAGCCGGTCGGGTGGAGAATGAAAGGGTGGGGACAGAGGTAGAAGGAGACACGCAGCTGCGATGTGATTGATTGGAAACGTATATGCAAGGAACTAgacgtatagcccgcgcatttgcgcggctagtattgaaaattcaaaaattcacaTGTCGttatatccttacttaaagattatactatttttttataatacATCACCttattcattatcgtaaattatatcttattgttggttaaaacaattcaaatatgatctacatataataacaatttgatttgttgagctttaataatattatgcatataattattcttattttcgttttattttgactgattgttgttagctttagttttacTAATAGTATATGTCTatactgatacatagctaaatgatatttcatatttaatttttcataatagcATTGGtgtgtgatttttaattaggcacaggggtattttaggctaattttttcgtaatggcagtggtaggtaaatttttttttctccgattaacgtggaaatttctagaagcttcgtttgttggccaaataataagatgaTAGATAAATAGAAGCCCCCAGCAGGACATCCTCACCATCAAAATCTTCTTCGACTTCTAAAAAGGTAAAAGAAATATCGTCTACACGACCCTCCATGATGCCCCGTGGGCTCAAAATCTATATGGgcttttttcaaaagaaatctAAATGGGCTCAGATCTCTTTAGCAGACTATTATATTGGAAAAATCTAACCTACAATAGGTCGCGCGTCAGCATGAGTGCGCGACCACGCGCCGGCCCATCTCTGGCCTATATTGCGTCATCCACGGCCCAGCAATTTACTTGTGTGTGTTTAATCTGCCTTGTGCTTACAGCCCAGCGACTCCACGTGCCCCTACGTGTTGTTGTGTGCTGACAGATTTGCATGCCCACACTGAAGAGAAAATAGACTCTTTTTGTATGAAGATatcctaaaaaatattttatctactTCATATTACCTTCAGTTTGAGAACCGATTGCACCAATGTGTTATACGCGAcgagatgaacaaaactagatctcacttgcatatgttttaacgATATTTTACGCTAGTAGCAACTTATATAATGACTTACTTTCTTTTTTGTAGCAACTTATATGTATATCACATTACTGTAGTAACAACTTATGGGTATATCAACTATTGTTTTGTATCAACTTATGTATATGAGTGTATGATTGATTTTATTTGCAATAACTTGTATCTTATATGTGGGAGCAACTCGTGTATAATAGATGTTGTTTTTGTGGCAACTTTTGTTTTGCATGTGTGAAAAAATTATTTCCGTAGCAATTTGTATATAAACTTATGTGTACGACAACTTACTCTTTTTACTACTCATGCGTATGACATGTTATGTTTGTGACAATTTGTGCATATGACcgattttattttttatgacaACTTATGTTcataacaaattatgattttgtgtCAACTTTGTTTCTGTAACaacttataaatatttttataactattatattatattatatgtgTGGTAATTTATATCTTATATGTGTGGCAACACACAATATTTACTACTTATATTATGATATTTTGTGTTTGTGACAACTTATGCTTATTAGTATACGACAGAGTTTATTTATGGCAACTTATGTTCATAATAGATTAACTTTTTGTGGCaatttatatttataatattttataaatatttttatgaaagcTCTTATTTTATATGTGTGACAACTTATATATTATATGTGTGGCAACTCATTTGTCTGAAATCTTCTATTTTAtggcaacttatgtgtataacATATAGCAACTTTCTACTAGTTCAAAATatcttcaaaatatatgcaagtgggaTTTAGTTTTAATCATCACATCACATAGAATACAAAGGTGCAATCGGTATTCAAAATGGAGCTCGTACAAAGAAGATAAGATATTTTTTAGAAAACTATCTTATACTAAAAAGTTTACTGTAGTATGAAAACGACATCCCCTAAATCTGAGTGGAAAGTTAGACAAGAATTTGGTAGCACAGTACTGCGAGTACTACACGTGGAAGGCAAAAGCGACCCGTCGCGCGTTAATGTCGTCCTATTATATTGTTTGCTTGCTTTCTCCTACATCTCCTCACTCAGTGGGGAGTTGGTGGATGGAAGGTTCTCTTTCTCTCTACCTGAACTAACCCCTACCCTGACATTGTCATCCAAAATCCGATCAAAAGCAGGCAGGATCCTGGCAGAATGATAAAGAAAACGATGGGATTAGGGGGGAGGGCAACGCATGATTGGACGGGTCAGGATCAGGGGCGCCGCAAGTTGCAGGAACGGAGCTAAAAGACGAAGGATTCCTTCATGAGAGGCTGCTGGTGCTGGACCATGGCGCCCGCGAGGCCGCAGTGCTCCACACGTAAGCGCCGGCGTATCAGGCCACCTGACGGGACGCTCGAACAACCAACCGGGTGAGGCCTCCTGCGTCCTGCCGGATGTCGTCGCCGGCCTCGCCCGCCGCTGCTGGGGAAAGACACGGTAGGAATCGTTTCAAATCTGCAGAACGctggaactttttagtatttagaagtattaaataaatgttaattataaaactaactgcagaattctgggactaaactgcgagacgaatctaatgaggtatcttaatctatgattagcgaatgtttactgtagcatcactgtagcagattatgaattaattaggctcattagattcgtctcgcaaaaaagcactcagctgtcaaaaaacatttataaacagattttatttaatactataaaatagtaagattctttttgatgtgatagggacttttaaaaaaaatcctggAGCCAAACAACACCAAAAGATATGGTAGGAATGTAGGGTGCTGGCTTCAGGTCCTTGGAGGACAGATGTGACCGGTTACATTACAATAGGGCTGGCCGTTGAGCTTCGTGCGATCGCTTCCATGTAGCTAGGATCGTCTAACAACGCTATGAAATCGCATTTGGTTGATCGACAGTACTAGTGTAATCTGAAGAATTGTGTGTCTGGTATGCATGGCGTTGGGTGATCACAAGCCTGATCGACctaaagagagagaaaagtagAGAAATGTGTTGGAACATAATTATAAGCTACATGTTCCTTAGACAATCTCTGGGGGCAGCTGATAAATTTTAGGCTGCTCTCGGCTGAAGCTGATCAAGCCAGAACGGAGTGAAAATGGATGGCACGTAAACTGTGTTTCCCTGACTGAATTCACAATCAATAATGTTTAACCTGAACCGTGAGAAGAATTTAGAGGCCCATGAGAAGCACGAGAGAGAAGACAACAAGCGTACACGGCTCCGATTCATTGTCGTCAAAGGCGAGTCCAACCAAAGCGAGGCCCACGCGAGCACGGGAGCGGAAACGGAAACGCGCCCACCAGCACGAGCGCGATAGGAAACCGCCGGTCCCCCATCGCTCCTCTCCCTTCCTCAGTGCCCCCCCTCCTCGCCTCGCGCCCCCTCCGCTCCCGGTGGGCGAGCCGGCCGCCATCGCCGTGACCCTGACCCATCCCAAAGCAAGCCAAGGTTCACCATCCGCGCCCGGCGCATCCACGTAGGTCGCGGCGGTGTCGCGCGCGGCTACGTGTGACTACGTCCGTATGGCTCCATCCGGCTACGGCGCCCGCCGGCCTGAAGGCCCCGGCGCGTCAGCCTCTCGCCGCCCACCTCGCTGTCACGCGCCTCCACTAGGGACACCTCACCACTACGCTTCTTCTCACTTTCCCGTCCGCGGCGACACACTTGACACTCTACCTACCACTACTGGCAAGCACTGACCTCGATTGGCATGGTTGCACAATGGAAAAACACGCCGCATTACAGCGTTTGTGGTGACAAATgggaagaggaggggaggggagggggcaaaGCGAAGCTGGAAAGCTTTTTGGTAGGGAAAAGAAACCCTTTTCTTGTTTTCTTGACTGCAACATAAAGAGGAGAAAAAAGTGAGGCTGCAGGTAGACACTTCTCCTGCCTTGAACAGATGAACTCTCTTTCGTTCCCACCCTTGTTCTTTTTACACAGAATCAACAGCATTGCTTGATTTTATTCTCTCACTTGCCCTAACATGAAACGAAGCAGAATATATAGTATATTTGCAGTATAGATGACAAGGATACGGTATACACGGTGCTAGTATAGTATGTATAGTATACGGTATACGGAGTATGAATCTGTACGGTGATGGATGGCTTGTACAGGACGGAGGCATGCATGATTGGTGGGACGgcactggtggtggtggtgggggtaGGGTGGTAATTAAGGGCACGCGACGCTAATCAGTAATGCTCTGGTTGGGAATTGGGATGTTGATGATCACATGATGGCGCAGGCGTAGGAGGGGTCCTCCTCGCAGACGATccggtagccgccgccgccgcaggggtTGCACGGGTACGGCTGCGGCACGTACTGCGGCATCGGGATGtactgcggctgcggcggcggcggcggcggcggcggggcctcggGGGCCTTGCCGCAGGAGCAGCAGTGGCACCCGCCGTGCCCGTGGTGGCAGCAGCACTCGGACGGCCACGCCGGGAACGGGTACGGGTACGGCCAAGGGTAGGGGACCTCCACCAcctttggcggcggcggcttctccttgggcggcgggggcggtggGGGGTCGACcttcgctggcggcggcggggccggctcCTCTTTCGGCTTCGGcggcgggggcttcggctcctcCTTCTtgggcggcggagggggcgggGGCTCCACGATCTCGATCTCCTTGATGATCTTGCAGGCCTTGCAGCAGAGCTTGTCGGCGAGCTTGTCCGGGTCGAAGGGCCCCGTGACGATCACCTTGTTGTTCTTCTCGTCGTACTCGATGTCGTCGATGCAGAACTCACCCTTTTCTGCAATCCCAAGTAGAGTTCATTGTCAGTCTAATAGTTGGTTGCTATCAGCGAGCTCGAACAGAAACGACGAAAAAAGAAAATTTGCGGCAAGCTTCTGTCACCCTTTCGAAAAGAAACAGAAACAAAGAACAGAGCTTTCTTTATCAGAGAGAACTCGCAACCGTGgttgcaagcaagcaagcaagcacgcACCTTGGATCCTGGTGAGCACCTTCTGGATCTTGGTGTAGCAGCGGCAGCATTCCAGGTCCACCTTGATTTTGATGGTCGGCATCTGCACTAAAACACGATCAGAAAGAAAATCTTCTAGCTATTTTTCCTATCCGTGTTTGCACACAAGATTATGCAGACAAACACAGAGAAAATgcaacaactttttttttgaaacgaacagGCGAGATGCAGCAACTTCATGCACACATAGAATTAAACACAGATGCGACCAGCCACCTGTGTGATGGCAACTGATTTAAAGAAGAAAAcaatcaagaacaagaacagcaagaagcaaGCAAAGGGCCCGTCTGAAGCGTGGAACACACTCCAGAATAAACAAACTAATCAACCAGGGACAGGACGGGCCACTCTTGCCATCAACAAGTTTGGCAGAAGATCGTATCAGCACGCAATCGTTACACAATAAACCCTCGAATTGCCCAGGAGTAAAGAAGGAGGACATGGAGCGAGTGAGAGCCAGCCAGCACCTTGGTTCCGCCGACCGGCGCCCGCCAATGCGAGCCAggcaggcggcggaggaggaaagaagaagaagaggtagGTGGTGGAAACAGGGGGAGAGGACAggaagaggaggtggaggtgtgGCGTCAACAGGCAGCTAGCCAGCACCCCCTCCCGCCTCCCACGTCATCTGACTCGATCTCATCCCGGAGGTGCCGTGGCGACGCCAAAAGCAGGGTGAGAGAGTAGAAGACTTGAATAGCAGCAGCCATGGCCCATGGAGAAGCAACTAGAGAATGGAAAAAGGGTCCTTGGAAAGGCGGCCCCATCCCTAGCTGCAGCAACACTTGGCTAGCTCCCCCGCACCAccactccacctccaccacaccCAAAACCAAAAGCTCCAGCTCCACAGGTCGCCGTCATGGCTGTTACTTGGCATTCCTCTCGAGGATGATCACCGCACGGCGGCTGGGCTCGGCTGCACCTGCACCcacaagaacaaaaaaaaaaagctcgctcctttcttttccttgattcatttgtgaaaaagaaaagaaatacgGCATGATACGGAGCTTTCACGTCAGGTAACAGATCGCGGCCACACGATTCTTGAAAAaagaatcttcaatgcatggagtactaaacaaagtttatttgtaaaattttttcacggatgggtgtaacttttcacgacgaatctaatgatagtaattaatcgatgattgactacagtgatgctacagtaaccatcctctaatcgtgcagtcaaaggcctcattaggttcgtctcgcgaagtagaacAGGActgtgaagttagttttgtaaattgactttatttagtacatcTAATTATTAATCAAATTTTTTGTGCTACTAGTACTACTAACCAAAGGGCCCGCGTGCCGGGCTACTTCCCTGATGACTGGCACTGGCACGGGCACGGTTCATTTTCGTGacgccgatggcgccgccggcgcctgtaTCCGTTCGCCTTTTGTTCTGGCCGGAACA
This window contains:
- the LOC120690082 gene encoding protein PYRICULARIA ORYZAE RESISTANCE 21-like, giving the protein MPTIKIKVDLECCRCYTKIQKVLTRIQEKGEFCIDDIEYDEKNNKVIVTGPFDPDKLADKLCCKACKIIKEIEIVEPPPPPPPKKEEPKPPPPKPKEEPAPPPPAKVDPPPPPPPKEKPPPPKVVEVPYPWPYPYPFPAWPSECCCHHGHGGCHCCSCGKAPEAPPPPPPPPQPQYIPMPQYVPQPYPCNPCGGGGYRIVCEEDPSYACAIM